GTTCCGACAGAAGGATAGAAAAATGAAGTTGCCTTAGACTTAGGACCGGCAAGCTGAGAAGCCCAGTCATTTCTTCCGGTCAATGTCAGATAATATGCTCCTTTGTACCCCAGTTCAGCACTCGCAAAGATAGACTGTGTCTGATCCCGCCATCCTTCATCCCGATGTTTGGTGTTTTCATAATCTAACTGCGCAATATTAAATTTGTTCGGAATACCGTTTGGCCGTATAGGACCCCGGTTCTGAATAAAATTCTGACGGGCATCAGTCAAAATAGCCCCCACATTAGCCTGCAAAGAAAAGTCATTGAATGTCTTATTGATGTTGGCCATAAAATCAGTGTACAACTGCTTGTCTTTTATTTCTTTTATACCATACAAGCCATTTTCAGATCCTTCAGCAAGTGTTGTATTTGTAGAAGCGTATAATCTTTCAGAATATTCAGTATCCGCGTTATCGATGCGTACACGCGCTGCAAGACTCAGCCAGTCTAACACTTTATACTCCAGATTTGCATTAAGCATATATCTGTCCTTACTATTATTGCGCAGATTACGGTAATTAATCCAGTATGGATTTTGTCCTGTAAATTCATTCAGTCCCTGTGGCCAGTATTGGGTATATATCTTACGCTGAGTATCATACCGTTCATACATTTTGATATCATTCCAATCGTCGCCGCGAGGAAAAAGATAAGCCGTCACAAGAGGATTCGAATAGGTCCCCTGATTAGTCATATTCTGATCTTGCTGCTTGATATAGCTCCCTCCTACATCCAATGTCATCTTATCATTTAAAAACTTTGAAGTATTACGGAATGTAAAATTGTAACGGTCATACTTGTTATTCGGAATTATACCTTCCGAGTTGACTGCCGCAGCAGATACATAGGTTTGATTTTTTTCATTTCCGGTAGAAAATGAAATATTCTCGGTCGCAATAACTCCTGTTTTGAAATAGTCATTATCGGGAGAATACCCCATAAAGTTAGAGGAATTGAGCGGTTTACCCCAGCTTCTATCATTTGTATTCTGAAACAAGCCGCTTCCCGTACCAAATCTGTTCTGGAATTTAGGTAACACAAAAGCATCTAATATTTCCGTATTCTGGGACAGAGAAAGTGTAGTTTTACCTATTTTTCCCTTTTTAGTATTGATGACTATTGCTCCGTTGGCAGCACGACTTCCGTATAAAGCTGCGGCAGCGGCTCCCGTCAGTACAGACATGGATTCAATATCTTCCGGATTGATGTCCGCAATAGATTCTGATGTCCCTGATGAGCTGAATTCTTTACCTTCTTCCCCACTGTAGTTATGAATAGGAATACCATCAATTACATATAATGTATTATTGGTCTGATCGATAGCCTTTGATCCGCGCATAACCACTTTGCTGGCACCTCCGATACCGGAAGAGCTACTGTTTATCGTTACACCTGCTACTTTTCCTGAAAGCGCATTGATAAAGTTTACATCTTTAACACGTGTCAGATCGTCTTCCTTCACCTGTTGAACATTGTAACTCAAGGCCTTTTCCGACCGCTTTATACCTAAGGCAGTCACGACCACGGCATCCAGCATATTATCTTCTGCTGCGAGGGACAATTCTATAGGCTGAGCTGTAGAGGTAATCGTATAACTTTTGGCCTGATAACCTATGAAACGTATCTCAAGTACATCATTCACTTTGGCCTGAGCCAACGTAAAACGACCTTCTGCATCCGTAGATATCCCGATGTTAGTTCCTTTTATAGACACTGAAGCTCCCTGTAAAGGCTGCCCTTTATCATCCGAAATTTTTCCGGACACCCCTTGCTGAAACGAATTAGCATTTTTAAATAAAGAAGCTTCCTCCGGTTCAGATATTTGGTTAATCAGAATAGTATTATCCTTGATCTTATATTGAAGACCGGATTGAT
The Sphingobacterium spiritivorum genome window above contains:
- a CDS encoding SusC/RagA family TonB-linked outer membrane protein; this encodes MRLNIFKLARAMCVALMVTYCSISAAGQGVVTLKRQKIRASELIKIINKQTGYNILYSNQIFNDKKILNVEFDEADIHKVMHILLDQSGLQYKIKDNTILINQISEPEEASLFKNANSFQQGVSGKISDDKGQPLQGASVSIKGTNIGISTDAEGRFTLAQAKVNDVLEIRFIGYQAKSYTITSTAQPIELSLAAEDNMLDAVVVTALGIKRSEKALSYNVQQVKEDDLTRVKDVNFINALSGKVAGVTINSSSSGIGGASKVVMRGSKAIDQTNNTLYVIDGIPIHNYSGEEGKEFSSSGTSESIADINPEDIESMSVLTGAAAAALYGSRAANGAIVINTKKGKIGKTTLSLSQNTEILDAFVLPKFQNRFGTGSGLFQNTNDRSWGKPLNSSNFMGYSPDNDYFKTGVIATENISFSTGNEKNQTYVSAAAVNSEGIIPNNKYDRYNFTFRNTSKFLNDKMTLDVGGSYIKQQDQNMTNQGTYSNPLVTAYLFPRGDDWNDIKMYERYDTQRKIYTQYWPQGLNEFTGQNPYWINYRNLRNNSKDRYMLNANLEYKVLDWLSLAARVRIDNADTEYSERLYASTNTTLAEGSENGLYGIKEIKDKQLYTDFMANINKTFNDFSLQANVGAILTDARQNFIQNRGPIRPNGIPNKFNIAQLDYENTKHRDEGWRDQTQSIFASAELGYKGAYYLTLTGRNDWASQLAGPKSKATSFFYPSVGTSIILSEIFSMLEEIEYLKLRGSFASIGLPFPRFIANPVYDWDETIQQYKDKTNYPMTDLKPERTDSWELGISTRFLKGFNLDLSVYDTKTYNQTFDPKISVSSMYTTLYVQTGSVRNRGIELGLGYQKQWGDVNWASNYTFSANRNKILELVRNYQHPETGAIINKDRLDVGGLSQARFILKEGGTLGDMYSLSDLQRDSNGDIYIDQDGRVAVNNKAGDIKLGSIFPKANMAWRNDFSWKNFRAGFMFSARLGGIVYSATQAALDQYGVSEASAVARENGGVMLNGGDLVDAETWYTTIGGKSGLPQYYAYSATNVRLQEASIGYTIPKNRFWNLGEVSLTLVGRNLWMIYNKAPYDPESTASTGNYYQGIDNFMTPSTRNVGVNVRLKF